In Pseudoalteromonas sp. '520P1 No. 423', the sequence TGTTTAAATCACCGATAAAAATATTAAAAATCGATTTATAAGATCAGTCACTGATCATAATTATCCTAATAAAAATTTAATACAAAAGGCCAAATAATGACTTACAAAATAGAAACTAAAGCAGTTCATGCGGGTAGAATTAATGATGAACAATTTGGCTCATTAGCAACACCGCTTTATCAAACATCAACTTTTGTTTTTAAAAATGCAGAACAAGGCAGAGCGCGCTTCGCAGGTGAAGAAGAAGGCTATATTTATACGCGTTTAGGCAACCCAACTACCCGTCAATTTGAACAAAAACTTGCTGTGCTCGAAGGTATGGAAGATGCTGCTGCAACGGCAACAGGCATGGCTGCAGTATCGGCATCGGTTATGGCAAATGTACAAGCTGGTGATCATATTATTGCTTCCAAAGCGCTATATGGATGTAGTTTTGCTTTATTTAGCCATATGCTCACTAAGTTTGCTGTTGAAGTGACTTTTGTCGATATGACGAAACCAGAAGAATTAGACGATGCATTACAAGACAATACAAAAATCATATTTATAGAAACTCCTATTAATCCAAACTTAGTTGTAATTGATTTACAAATGGTCGGCGATTTTGCTAAAAAACATGATTTAATTTCTATCTGTGATAATACTTTTTTAACGCCAATATTACAGCGTCCAGTTGAGTTTGGTTTCGACATTGTAATTCATAGTGCAACTAAATATTTAAATGGACATGGTGATGTTGTTGCAGGGATCATTTGTGGCTCTAATGAAATGATTGAGCATATTAAATTAACTGCGTTAAAAGATATTGGTGGCACAATAAGTCCACATGATGCTTGGTTAATTTTACGTGGTTTAAAAACACTACATATCAGAATGAAAGCCCACTGTGAAAATGCACAAAAAGTTGCAGAATTTTTAGAGCAACATCAAATGATCAGCAATGTTTATTATCCAGGATTAAAAAGCCATCAAGGTAATAAGTATATCGGCAAACAAATGACAGCTGCTGGTGGTGTTATCGCCTTTGAAATAAAAGGTAATATTGAAGATGGGCAAAGATTTATAGATTCTACAAAGCTATTTAGTATTGCTGTCAGTTTAGGTGATGCAGAATCATTGATACAACATCCTGCTTCAATGACTCACAGCCCATATACACCAGAAGAGCGTGCTGAAGCGGGAATTAGTGATGGCTTAATTCGAATCTCTGTCGGTTTAGAAAATTCAGATGATTTAATTGAAGATCTTAATATGGCACTTTTACAAGCAATGAGTCATAAAGCCCCAAAGTCTGAAATAGAGTTAATTTTAGAATAGTAAGTTAACATGTCCTAAATGAGGCTGCCTCCCCTTCAAGCCTCATTTTTTTTACATCATTTTATTTTTAATGTAATAACGTTTACCATCATATTTATTGAAATAACTACCTAATAATGGGTGATCTATTTGTGCCATGTTATCACTTGTTACTAAATTTCTTTGAGCTACGTAAGTGATATCAGCGGATTGATCCACCAACACACTATACCAAGGCTTATCTTTTGGCGGTTTTGTTACAGCCATTTGTTCATACCAGAGTTCTGAGTTATTAAACACGGGATCAACTTCAACAATGACACCACGATAATTAAAACGTATATGGTTGATGATTTGCCCTATATAAAATTTAGATTCGATCATCATATAACCCTTTTAGTTAATAAGTATTTTGAAGTTGTTTACTTATTAACTATAGCGCTAACAATACGCTTTACCCTGACTATTTGTAGATAAATTTACTTTTTACCTAGCTTACATAACAAGTGATTGTTTTATTGTAAGTTCGTTTTGCAAATGTTCATTGAGTAACTTTAAAGAATTAATCTTTTTTTGTGCGAACTGTAATTGCTCTTGAGAAATACCTTTTATTTGTGCTTTTTGTAAATACTCAGTTAAAAATGCAATTTTATCATTACTTGCATTCACAAAATTATGTTTAAGCTGAATATCTTTATTTATTTCAAATACTTCATATTGTTCAAAGTCGTTTAAATCGCCTTGATATACTTCAGGCGTTACTGAATTTTCTATTGTTGGTATATAAATATTAACCATATTTTTGTGATTGAGTGAGCTAGTGTTATCTTGTTTGGGCAAAATGTAAACTTGCTTTTCTAGCTCATAGTTCTCATTTTTTTTATTGTTACTTGATACATACTCTTTGTTAATTGATGATGAGTTAGATGATATTACTAATTCATTCACCTCGTTATATTCATAGTATGAAATAGCAAGTATTAACATTATGATAAATAAAACACTCATAATGATGTTTAGCCGTTTGAACTTTGATTTTGTAACCACTGTTGAAAACCTTGATGATAATTTTTGATGGCAAGAGATTTAGCCAGCTGTTTTTTAGCTTGATATTGCACTGTGGGTGTATTCAATTCGTAAACATCGTAGTCCTTATCACCATTGTTTAATACAAGCCATTGACCATCAGGTGTTCGAATAGGAGGCGACGTTTTATTTTCAGGAAAGTTAAATGCCGTTTGAATAGCCCAGTCATTTGAATTCAAGTTTCTTCCTAGGCGATTATGATATTGTCGAAATATATCTTCTACATTAAAGTGGTTGATTGTTTTGCTCCAACCCTTTTTAATGACGGCGTTATAGAATTCAAATGCTTGTGTTTGTGTACTAAAATAAACCCCTTTAGATTTCACATGAGATAGATAATTGAATCTTTCTATATTTTTAGCATAATATTTGTTTATTTGTTCGTCTGTCACTGACTTTTCATAATAATTTAGCATCAAAGAATCAGAGTGCATCATTTGGTTGACTCCAAAGTAGTTTTTCATAGGCAGTCTTAGAACTTCTGCTAAAGCAATGCTTTCTAAAGTGGTATAACTTAGGTTCTGTAATTTTAATTTTGACTTTACATAATTACTCACCTGATTAAAATTCAATCTTTTGTTTACCTCTTGTAATAATAACTCTTTATCTCCTTGATGTAATCGATATCTATTTTGCATCGATAAAGAGCTATATAACTCAAAATAAGTTATTTTTAAAATTTCATTATCAACTAAATATTCAGATTTTAGGTGTCTTTTTGTGATGTCATCTATTTCGCCATTAAATGGATAATTACCTAGCAAGGCTTTCAAACTCTCCTTAGATATTGGTAATTCAGTCAGCGTTTGTAGTGCTAGCTTATCATCGACAAAAGGCTGCAATAGCGTATATAAATATCTTCGTTTGTGATAATTGGTATCAAAGCCAACATCAGATTGTGTGTGCAACAATTTAGGCTGTTTTTCTTTAGCTTTTGCTAAAAGGTACTGCCCTTCAAGTAACCTTTTGACCACTTGGTTTTTAGTAACATTAGCAGTATCGACACGATATTTTTGATGCATTAAATTTATTTCTGCATCTGAAAATTTAATTGAAGCGCTAAGTGGTAAGCAAAATATGCTTAGCATTATAATAAATAATTTCATTTACAACTGTTCCATAGCATGGTTTAAAATGTGTACAACCATAGCAATAGCTGATGGAATAACTTGTTGCGCAGTGTTAAGGCGATCATAATGATTGGTTGAGTTGAGCACTATGCCACCTTGTGCATAAGAAAATGCACCTCCTTGTGTCAAAAGTGGTCTTACATCGTGTTGATTTACATTTAAAGGGGTAAAATTATCTAATGCATTTTTTACTAAATCAAAGTTGTTTAACTCTTCTTTGTCATAATAATCTTTTACCCAAGTTTCCCAACCACTGTGGTTTAGATCTGAAGTAGTCCAAGTATGATGTGGTTGTAATAAATCTGTAGTATGAAATACAAACCCTAATATTTGTGGGTTCTTAGATTCGATAAAAGATTGATACCAATATTGCCCCAAATTATCAATTGGCTGGAAAGGTGCTTTTTCGAAATCATCATACATCTCATAATGTGATTGACTTTCAATTCTATAGTTGGCCTCAGTCACGTTATAACTATTAAATTTTGTTTTATCTACATTAAACCAGCCTGTTTCCCCCCCTTGACCATCATCTAAGTAATCGCCTTTTAACCAAGTGGCAGCCATAGTATCTATTGCACCCCACACGGTTAATTTATCATAATTATATCCACCAAAATCATTGCCATGCTCGTCATGACCTTGACTATGATTTTGAAAATGCCAATAACTCGTGTATTTAACAATACTTTCGGCGGCTCCCCAAATTGGGGCCTGTACACATGAACCAGTTATCGCGCCACATAAGAAAGTATCTTCAAAATCATCGACATCATATGCTGCTTGCCCCATTAAATTCGCTAATGCTGAAGGTGTTGTATTTAAACTATCAGCCCATAACTTTAGTTTGTTATATTGAGTTGTTTGTGCGTTTCTTTTCATGTATTCAACGGCATCTATCACAATTCTCTTATGTGTTTCTTGACTAAAAGCATGTGAATTTATTGAACAAGCTAAAAGTAATGTTCCCGCTATAATTTTATTCATTTTTATTATCCAAGTGCTGTATTAGGTACAACATTTAAACTTAGAGTAATGACACTAATGTGACAAATGTTTTACATTATCATTAAATAACATGAAATTATCTAAAGAGGCAGCCCAATAACAGCCAAACAGCCTATTATTATTTTATAATTAAGTTTTCAATTACTATACTTGTTAATAAAATGTGATTATTATACGAAATAGATGTATTACTTTAATTAGAGATAACAATGTATTACCTGCAACTAACCATAAAACAAAAGATAATTTTAGGGTTTAGTACGATAGGAGTTTTATTAATTGCAGGAAGCAGCTTTTTTTACTACTCACTAAACTCTATCAGCAACGCCAACCGCAACGTTGAAACCATTGCGGTGCCTGTCCAAAAGCAAAGTAATGCTCTGCAAATTAAACTATTAAATATGATGAAAATAAGTGCTTTGGGCTTCACTCAAAATGACATTTCATCTATTAATATAAGCATTAAAAATTTTGAAAAATTTAATCTTGAATATTTAAAAGCCGTTACTAGCTTACAAAACAAGCTATTTGAAGAACCTAAAATGCTCATTGCATTAAAAAAAACTCAGATTCAATATGTTAATTTTGTAAAGCAAAGCAATTTAATTTTTAGCGCTAAAACAAATATTGCAAAAGCAAAGCAAAACTATGCTGAGCAATTTGAGATATTTGTACATACCAGAAATAAAGCAAGTGATAACATGCTTGACCTAGAAACCATAGATGCGGCTAATCAACTTGCGTTATTAGATGTGGTGATTGGCAGTGGGACCCGAATTGATGATTTATTATTTACTTTAAAAGAAACGATGGCAGGTTTAAACAGAGTAAGTGATTTAGACACCATCAACCAACATAAAGAGGATGTTGGCTTCCTATTAAGCAACATTCAAGATAACTTTAATTATTTAAATCAACAAGCTGAACCATTAAATGATGATCGCTTATTAAATGAATTTACTGCAAATCTTAACGATCTTAATTTACTTTTATCTCAGCCAGGAAAGTTATATGGATTACAAAAACAAGCATTAGCTTCAAAACTTCAAGCACAACAAGCTTATTCTACGGCAGAGCAAAGTTTTGATGTAACTTATAAAGATCTCTCTATGTTAGTCGCATTAGCTGATGAGAAATTTAAAAAAATACAAGAAGCAGCAAATGAAAAAATAATGACAGGTGAAACAATTGCTGTTGTAATGGCTTTAATCTTTGTGGTACTTGCCAGTTTTATCGCATCCATTACAACCAAGGCGATGCTGGTACCATTAACTGCTGTTAATAAAGCTCTATCGCGTATAGCACAAGGAGATTTTAGTCACCGAATAGAAAAGCGCAGTAATGATGAATTTGGTACTTTAATCACAAATATAAATAAGCTCAGTAATGAGTTGACCGGTTTACTCCAGGGCATCAGCAAAGATGCACACTTATTAGATAAATCAGCTGAGTCTACTAATATTCAAAGCCAAAATATAACATCTACAACCAATGAGCAGATTAATCGAGTTGATAGTGCAAAACAATTAGCTGAACAAATGTACTCTAGTTCATCTTTAGTGTCTGATGAAGCATCTTTGACTGCTGAGCATGTATCCCAAGCCTCTAAATATAGTCATGAGATCAGAGATATAGCGTATTCAAATAAGCATCGGATAGAATTACTTTCAACCAGTTTAAGAGACTCTGTTGCCGTTATGACACGCTTAAGTGATCACAGTAATAGCATTGGAGGTATTTTAGATACAATTGGTAGTATTGCCGACCAAACTAATCTTTTAGCATTAAATGCAGCAATTGAAGCTGCGAGAGCCGGTGAACATGGCAGAGGCTTTGCTGTTGTAGCTGATGAAGTCCGATCTCTTGCCTCTCGTACACAAGATTCTACAACAGAAATACAAACGATGATAAATGCTTTACAAAACGAAACTGAAACTGCAGAAACCGCCATTTCTCAAGGGCAAAATCAAGCTTCTGAATGTGTCTCTCAAAGCCAAGAATTAAGTAAAGCAATCGAGCAAATCGAACATGCTCTGCATACCATAGATCAAATGAGTAAAAGTATTAATGATTCAGCTCAAGAGCAACTGACTTTTAGTCAAAATATTGAGTCAACTATGAGTGAAGCTTCTAATGCAGCTAATACAAACGCCAACGAGGCACAAGCTATGTCACTTCGTAGTAAAGCGCTAAATGAACTTGCACAGTCATTAACTAGCTCAGTGGCAAGGTTTAAACTTTAATGTTAAAAGTAGACCTTAATTCAAATGTTAAGGTCTATTTACATACAATATTAAGGCAAAGATACGCCATTTTTAAACTCTAGTATTCTATACAATCTTCTCGACTATCATTTATCGATAATGCTTGTTTTACAGGAAGTATGCGTTCAGGGGTGGTTGAACCAATAATAGGGAAATGGCTGCTGGGTGTTTTAATAAGCACGCTAATATGACAATCCACATTTCACATTGGTATTTTTTAGCTTACTGAGCTAACCCAGTTTCAATTCTTTGTTGATCATCAGTGGTAAATGAATTTTTCCATTAGGATATGCAATGTCAGCTAATAAGCACGAGGCGATTGGAGTTATTTCATGTTGTTGACATTGATCTAATGTGTCATCTAATAAAGTGGTAATGTTTTCAATATTAATTTCAACTTGATTAACTGCCAATGGCATAGAGATCATCGAACGTAACAAGTTAACTTGAGAAGGCTTAAAGTTACTCACACCAAAATGTTTAACTTTACCGTTTGTAATATATCAAAAGCATCTGCAACTCCTTGCGAATTCTGTGAATAATCAGGTCTATATAATAAAAAACATATCTAATTGCTCGATGCCTAAACGATTTAGAGAGTTATCAATAGAATCTAAAATATATTGTTTAGAAAATCATATATTTTTGGTGCATAATCGACATCACTTTAATTAGGCCTGATCCCCGATTTAGATGTGATAAACATGTCATCTCGTAAGCTAGGCGATGCTTTTAGTATTTCATCAAATAATAACTCACTTTGTCCCGAGCCATAAATATCCGCATGATTAATGTGCCTCTATCGTACTATGAATAGCATATTGTCCCCTAGCCCGATCTGCTACAAAATTTTCACCGCAAATACGGATACAACCATAATTCAATGGGATGAATAAATGGCGGTATTTTTGATTGTTTCAAATTCCATCTGGGACCTACATAAATATTAACAATTATATTTTTCTCAGTTAGTTATAGCCTTAATTCATAAAATTAATTGTAAATTAAGACTGAAATATTAATACATACGAATGCATTCAAAAGATTAAGAAAATGATAACATTTCTTTAACTTAAATGAGATGAATTCCCATTTACAGAGGCAAAAGATTCACGTAAAATTCGCGCCATATTAAAGTAAATTATCTGGAGTTCTATTCATGTCAAATTTTCAAAATGAAGATACACAATCTAAATATTTCTCAGGATTATTTTATGCTTTAGCAATTTTGTTTTTTTGTTTAATCACATTCTTTTTTACTGGTGTATAAATCGTAAATTGGGTTAGTTTATCTTTATCCTAGTCTTCAAAATTGCCGATAGAACAATTATTAATGTGTTAGCTTATCTATATCTTAAAGGATTTAGGTTTAATATAGTATTATATGAAAGTTAACGTATTAGACTATTAACCCTACCCGCTTATTTTCCATTATTTTTATTTTATAATTAAATTTTTAAAATTCCATTTCTATTTGTTTCTAACTGACACAGTTAAAATCTGAGATTACATCTAAGAAATAATTAAATTTAATAAAAATGACATATATTCATTATATTCTTGATTGAGTGCCATTTTGAGGTACTTATAATTAGGAGTTTATTGTGAATATTAAAACCTTATGTTTAGGCATAGCTTTAGTACAGTCTAGCTTTATCCATGCCTCTATTTATTCAAATCCAGGAACTGTAGAACAAAATACAAGATATGCTGTTAAAAACTCAGCATTAGATAACGTATTACAACATAGAAATCAAAAAGCTTGGTTATATACTGATAATACAGACTCTGGGGGTATAACTGGCTCTTATAGTGCTGGTAATTGGGTAAAGCTGCATGATCGCACTATGAAAATCGGTGTTGGCTCAATCTCATTTGAATTTAACCCTGCAAAAATAGATTGTACTCAAGGAATGTCGTTTAATTTAGAAGTTGGGGAAGATACTGTCAGTGTATTTAAGCCAAATTGCGATGATTTACTTGACGCTTCTATTACCTACCCTATTAGTCATTATTTTGATCTCATACCAGATGTTATTAAGCCTAAAGTCGTTGTACCACTAGACCCATTAGGTTTATTTCAAATAGGTGTTAAATTTGGAGTCGGTGTTGAAGTAGGAGCAGAATTTACAGCTGGTGGTGTAATTGGTGGCCACAATAATGAGCAACCATTCACGCCTAATGGTGTTAGGAATCCTGATTATGTATATGCGTCAGTGGCACCTTATGTGAGCGGTCAAATTTCTGGAGCTGCATATACAACTTTTGGACACGGTATTGCTGAGGCTGGTGTAAAAGGTAAATTTAATATCGTAAAGGTACAAGCAAAGGGGTATATGGAAGCAGGGATTCGTCGAATAGAACATGATGACGGCATACAAGAAGAAGGTTTTTTAGAATTAAAAGTCACAGGAAAACTATCTGGTGGCGATGGAAAATTAGAAGCATATTGTAAGAAACTTTGGGGATTATTATATTTCAGCGCAAATTTAATGAAATGGGATCCTATATACACTTATGAACGCACTTTTTTTGAATATGCTAGTCCTTCTTGGGAAAAAATTTAGATAATTAAATTCAATAGCGAAGATTGGCTTCGCTATTTTATAGGAATAAATAAATGAAACCGACTTTTAAAATAATAGCGCTCGTTTTTATTGTGGCTTTATTATTTCTTTATAATTTAAATGTAGGCAAAACACCACCTGTTGTTAATGCTCAATTTGAACTCAGTACCAATATATCTAACGATGTTCATAGGAAAAAAAACACACTAAATGGATTTAATTTTAAAATTAAAACAATATTATCAACTAATAATAAAATTAGTAATCAATCAAGTTTTGAAGGTAAGTTTTTATTAAAGCCCGAAGAAGTAAACAACCAATATCTTGGACAGATAAAGGATGTAAAAATTGTTAGTCAAGTCGGTGAAGAATCAAATACAATTAATATATCCAAAAGCATTCCATTTAAGGTCAAATACAATAACTTTGTATTTGACCAGGTTAATTTATTAAAATTAACAGCTGATCATCCAGTTAATGCAATTAAAGTTTTACTAAAACAGCTTTCATATCAATTTGATAAACCATTAAAAATAACCAGCGCGACTAATGAAACTGAATATAGATATAAAAGAAATGGAAATAGCATCACACGAACAGCGGTATATAGAGATTACTTTAACAGTGATCTAAATTTGCAAAGAATAAATCAAAATGAAAATTGGGAAATGTTATTAGACAAAGAAAATAATATCATTAAATTGAATTTTACTAATCAAAATTTATTTAAAAATGATATTAATGAATTAAATTTAACACAAGAAATAGAAGTCACAGTAATTAATTCGAAAACAGAATTTAAAAAATTAAGTTATGAACTAGATGCTAATTCTAGTATTAGTGCCATTCATCTAATGCAACCTAAAAAACACGAAATATTAAATGAAAACCAACTTTTAAACGCAATAGCACAGTTAAAACACAATATGCAAAATGAATCATTATTATCAGAGGTCGGGCGCTATTTGGGTGAAAATTATGATACAGATAAATTATTGGCTCTATTAAATGGTAGCCCTAACGCGTCAGCATTAATATATGCGCTACAAAAATCAAATACACAAAAATCTGAAATAAGTTTAATAAATTTACTTGAGCACCCAGATCTACAGGCTCAAAATCAGCAAAGAGTGATCATGTCTTTGGCACGCTTAATTAATGCGAGTGATTATGCTTTTACAAGTTTAAAAGCAGTAGCTGACAATAAAGAGCATCAATACTCGAATACAGCATTATTAAATATAGGATCTGTAGCTAAGAACTCTCCTGATCTCGCAGCTGAAGTTGAACACTACTTATCAGACCAGCTTACCAATTCGAATAAAACTGCAATGACCTTATTAGCCATTAATAATTCAGGTTCAAATAAACTAAATGCAAATGTATCAAATTTACTCGGGAATAAAAATGCGGAAGTAAATATCGTTGCTTTAAAGATATTAGCAAAAGATATCAAATACCAAGATCGTCTTATTGATTATGCAAGTACAAGTAATAATCCTAAAGAAATTATAGCTGTAGCCCAAGGTTTGAGGCGTGAAAATAGATCTCTATCAGCAAGTCAAAAAAAAATTATTGAAGCAAAATTGGCCGAAACTGAACATCCTATTTTAAAAACTCAATTATCTGAGTTATTAGTAATATCTAACAAAACTTTTTAATGAAGAAGATCAAGTTATATGATCTTTATTTAGATTTTATAACTTGCTCTCAGTACATGAATACGCGTTATAACAATTAATTACTAACATTTTAACTCATAAAAAGTGAAATTAAGCTAGTCTAAATTATACAGATGTGAGTTTAGACGTTATTAACTCATTAATGCACCCACATGCTACACTTACAGCAAGTTTGCCTGTGAGGATGGATAATGGTTCAACACAATATTTTACTGGATATCGCTGTCGTTATAATAATTTATTAGGGCCTTCAAAAGGCGGCATAAGATATCATCCAAATGTAAACCGCCAAGGAGTAGAAGCCTTAGCTTTATGGATGACCATTAAATGCGCCATTGTTGGCCTCCCCTATGCTGGCGGTAAAGGTGGCATTACTGTTGATGCCAAAAAACTTTCAGCCATGGAAATAGAACGATTATCCAGAGCTTATGTTCGAGCAATGGCTGATTTTATTGGACCAGACACAGATATACCTGCACCTGATGTATATACCAATGCCAGAATTATGGGTTGGATGATGGACGAGTATGAAACGATAAAAAGAGTAAAAGCACCTGGTGTGATCACAGGTAAACCAATAAGCTTAGGTGGTAGCTTAGGTGGTAGCTTAGGTCGTGATGATGCAACTGGCCGAGGTGCTTATTTATGTATAAAACAGTTAGAGTCTAAAAATAAATGGCAACCAAATAATATCACTGTTGCAGTACAAGGGTTTGGTAATGGCGGGTATCACGTTGCTAGGCTATTACATGATGATGGCTATAAA encodes:
- the megL gene encoding methionine gamma-lyase, giving the protein MTYKIETKAVHAGRINDEQFGSLATPLYQTSTFVFKNAEQGRARFAGEEEGYIYTRLGNPTTRQFEQKLAVLEGMEDAAATATGMAAVSASVMANVQAGDHIIASKALYGCSFALFSHMLTKFAVEVTFVDMTKPEELDDALQDNTKIIFIETPINPNLVVIDLQMVGDFAKKHDLISICDNTFLTPILQRPVEFGFDIVIHSATKYLNGHGDVVAGIICGSNEMIEHIKLTALKDIGGTISPHDAWLILRGLKTLHIRMKAHCENAQKVAEFLEQHQMISNVYYPGLKSHQGNKYIGKQMTAAGGVIAFEIKGNIEDGQRFIDSTKLFSIAVSLGDAESLIQHPASMTHSPYTPEERAEAGISDGLIRISVGLENSDDLIEDLNMALLQAMSHKAPKSEIELILE
- a CDS encoding phospholipase, which translates into the protein MNKIIAGTLLLACSINSHAFSQETHKRIVIDAVEYMKRNAQTTQYNKLKLWADSLNTTPSALANLMGQAAYDVDDFEDTFLCGAITGSCVQAPIWGAAESIVKYTSYWHFQNHSQGHDEHGNDFGGYNYDKLTVWGAIDTMAATWLKGDYLDDGQGGETGWFNVDKTKFNSYNVTEANYRIESQSHYEMYDDFEKAPFQPIDNLGQYWYQSFIESKNPQILGFVFHTTDLLQPHHTWTTSDLNHSGWETWVKDYYDKEELNNFDLVKNALDNFTPLNVNQHDVRPLLTQGGAFSYAQGGIVLNSTNHYDRLNTAQQVIPSAIAMVVHILNHAMEQL
- the hspQ gene encoding heat shock protein HspQ, whose amino-acid sequence is MIESKFYIGQIINHIRFNYRGVIVEVDPVFNNSELWYEQMAVTKPPKDKPWYSVLVDQSADITYVAQRNLVTSDNMAQIDHPLLGSYFNKYDGKRYYIKNKMM
- a CDS encoding Glu/Leu/Phe/Val dehydrogenase — encoded protein: MSLDVINSLMHPHATLTASLPVRMDNGSTQYFTGYRCRYNNLLGPSKGGIRYHPNVNRQGVEALALWMTIKCAIVGLPYAGGKGGITVDAKKLSAMEIERLSRAYVRAMADFIGPDTDIPAPDVYTNARIMGWMMDEYETIKRVKAPGVITGKPISLGGSLGGSLGRDDATGRGAYLCIKQLESKNKWQPNNITVAVQGFGNGGYHVARLLHDDGYKIVAISDSQGGIYSDNGFDVDSIYKGKQETNRITALYCKHSVCELVDHDVITNEQLLELDVDILIPAALDGVITTKNVNNIKAKNIVEVANGPIIGEVDHIIAQKGITVIPDVLANAGGVTVSYFEWVQNKNGYYWSLPEVHNKLATIMNQAFSEIWDISMNEKVSMRDAAYMLAMRRFDKAVSAHGTQQYFSN
- a CDS encoding aldo/keto reductase; the encoded protein is MTNGKVKHFGVSNFKPSQVNLLRSMISMPLAVNQVEINIENITTLLDDTLDQCQQHEITPIASCLLADIAYPNGKIHLPLMINKELKLG
- a CDS encoding peptidylprolyl isomerase, whose amino-acid sequence is MKLFIIMLSIFCLPLSASIKFSDAEINLMHQKYRVDTANVTKNQVVKRLLEGQYLLAKAKEKQPKLLHTQSDVGFDTNYHKRRYLYTLLQPFVDDKLALQTLTELPISKESLKALLGNYPFNGEIDDITKRHLKSEYLVDNEILKITYFELYSSLSMQNRYRLHQGDKELLLQEVNKRLNFNQVSNYVKSKLKLQNLSYTTLESIALAEVLRLPMKNYFGVNQMMHSDSLMLNYYEKSVTDEQINKYYAKNIERFNYLSHVKSKGVYFSTQTQAFEFYNAVIKKGWSKTINHFNVEDIFRQYHNRLGRNLNSNDWAIQTAFNFPENKTSPPIRTPDGQWLVLNNGDKDYDVYELNTPTVQYQAKKQLAKSLAIKNYHQGFQQWLQNQSSNG
- a CDS encoding methyl-accepting chemotaxis protein, which translates into the protein MYYLQLTIKQKIILGFSTIGVLLIAGSSFFYYSLNSISNANRNVETIAVPVQKQSNALQIKLLNMMKISALGFTQNDISSINISIKNFEKFNLEYLKAVTSLQNKLFEEPKMLIALKKTQIQYVNFVKQSNLIFSAKTNIAKAKQNYAEQFEIFVHTRNKASDNMLDLETIDAANQLALLDVVIGSGTRIDDLLFTLKETMAGLNRVSDLDTINQHKEDVGFLLSNIQDNFNYLNQQAEPLNDDRLLNEFTANLNDLNLLLSQPGKLYGLQKQALASKLQAQQAYSTAEQSFDVTYKDLSMLVALADEKFKKIQEAANEKIMTGETIAVVMALIFVVLASFIASITTKAMLVPLTAVNKALSRIAQGDFSHRIEKRSNDEFGTLITNINKLSNELTGLLQGISKDAHLLDKSAESTNIQSQNITSTTNEQINRVDSAKQLAEQMYSSSSLVSDEASLTAEHVSQASKYSHEIRDIAYSNKHRIELLSTSLRDSVAVMTRLSDHSNSIGGILDTIGSIADQTNLLALNAAIEAARAGEHGRGFAVVADEVRSLASRTQDSTTEIQTMINALQNETETAETAISQGQNQASECVSQSQELSKAIEQIEHALHTIDQMSKSINDSAQEQLTFSQNIESTMSEASNAANTNANEAQAMSLRSKALNELAQSLTSSVARFKL